Genomic DNA from Candidozyma auris chromosome 1, complete sequence:
GTTTCAGCTGAACATCACTGACCACATACTCTCATTAAACTCACTGTCCCGAATGCTTAGAACTACACTCGTTTCAACTTTGTCCCTTCTTACATTGTGGGGTTCAGTCAAAGCGGCTGATACAACTGTCACGAGCACAACTACCTACGATGTTATTGCAAGAATTCCAGTGACTGAGTATGTCTGGACGAACTCTGCAGGTTCCCTCACATCCACTCAGATCACCGGTACTGCCACTTACGTTCCAGCTTACGAAACTGATTTGTCTTCCACTGTGACAAGTTCAACTGAGCCACCTCAAGTCACATCTAGCGTCCCACATGAAGAGTcagcctccttctcctccgCTCAGAttgattcttctctttctgtgGCATCTGTTACTGACCTGTCTACTGCTCCATCTGTGACTAGTGGCCCTGTGGTGTCCCAATCTCCAATCCCATCTGGTCATTACTTCTCCACAGGATCTTCTACTCTCACAACTACTTTGAAAGATGGAAGCTCTGCTGTTATTGAGTATGCCATTTTGTACACCAACGTGTGCACAGCATCCGACTACTAGACTTTTCATCCTTCCTCGGTTCCTGACTAATTTCCTGTACTATTTGACAAACTACACTTTTGATCAATGATATGATGATGCTGAAAACAAATATTTGTAGTATAAACTGTCGTAAATATCAAATCATGGTTAAATCACCATCTTCCTCCCTGGTTTCCGCCGTAGCCTCCTTGATTACCGTAGCCACCTTGGTTATCGTAGCCACCCTGGTTACCACCATATCTTCCCAGGTTTCCTCCGTAGCCACCTTGGTTACCGCCCTGACTGTTGTAGCCCCAGGAGTTGTCATCGTTGTTGTCATTGAATCTGCCACCGCCCAGTTGATGGCCAGAGTTGTGACCACCATAACTTCCGCCTTGGTTATTGTAGCCACCACCTTGGTTTCCGTATCCTTCGTTGTTATTATGAGAGGTACCGTGCTTGCCTTCACCACTAAAAGCACCCATCACGCTATCAAGAAGACCACCAGAGGATGCGTGGTTGCCAGAACCCTGGTTATCGTATCTACCTTCATTACCGTAGTTACCATTGCCTCCGTAGTTTCCGCCTTGGTTGTGGCCATAGTTTCCACCTTGGCTGCTGTGATTGCTACCACCACCTCCAAGCATGCTAGCAAGACCGCCAAGGCCGCCGCCGCTGCTTTGATGgttttggtgattttggttGCTGTTTCCTCCTCCGAGCATCGAGGCCAAACCACCAAGTCCACCACCACTGCCAGAGTCGTGTTGCTGTTGACCGCCCTTTCCTGACAACATCTGCCCAATCTTGTTGCCGATCATGTCTTCCATTCCACCACCATGCTTAGAGTGGCCACCCATGGCACCGCTAATTGCAGAAGAAAGGAGAGAACGGTCCCCACCTTCTTCGCCGCCGCGCTGGGAATCGCCTTGGTTGCTGCTTTGGTAATTGTTATCGGATCTTTCTCCCTGTTGGCCAGAGCTGTAGAATTCGTTTGCAGACATTGGTGCtagtttgaagaagaaaggagTACACTGATGAACGCTCAGGCACGACGCAGATGAACATTCTACGCCGACAAATAATGCGCAACGATTTACTTCTCCCCGCGGTCATGTGAAGCCCATTTGGACCGAAGCAGCGAGGGAAGTATAATTGTATTACCTGTTAAATGTTGCTCATACAAAGACACGGTCTGGAGCTTCACTATCTTCGAGAACTCAGTTCAGATGGGACTCTCTTCGTCCTTTTTACGGTGTATTGTACTGTTCACGGCGCGGCTGTgcactggctgcaaaagacTCGCGGTGACCCAGCGTAATTGCTGGCACCTATAAGTACACAACCTGGTATAATTCGAATACAATCCTCGAAAGAGTGCCTAGTAAACCTAGAACTTTAAATCACATTCTCAGAGGCTTGAGGTATTGTTATTTCAAATCTCGTGGTGCAAGTCGACTCTGCCTGACCATATTTCATAAGCTTCATGGGCGTTACTGCGAGTATCTGACCTATTATGACTAGTACAGTACATCAACCAGAAGGATCCTACGTGACCTTGCCAACAAAAAGCAAGTTCAAATCTCAAGGTCTCGTTTTGACATGGCTTTATTCTTGATCATCTATTTTTCGCTGACCGAAAAAGCTCAACGTGCCTTAGATGAACTTGAACAGAGAGGctgttctttctttttttttgttgcGTTGCCGTACATACTGCGGATTTGATAGACAGAGCTCCCTCGTATTGAGATGCTACTTTACCCAAAACTTGGAGATAGTCTCAATCATACAACCTTTGTAATTCAAGACAAAAAGTCTTCCCCAAGTCCCCTATTCCCAATCCAGTAGTATTTGTTTAGGCTCCATTCATTCGACTGCGCAGTGAATTTAGGCTGGCGGCACTATCAGTAAGGGCAGTGCGAAGGATTTCCAAATTGAGCGTTTGTGTAAACACTAAGACAGAAAGACATCAACAGAACTAATAAACCTTCTGGCCTACGTTGGTCCCTTGCACAACTTATTTGTTCTCGCTTTACACTGTTTATTTTATGGTCAGCTTATGAGTTGTGAAACCAACATCTCGTTCGAGCTATCGAACATTCtcgatgacgatgatttCCACATCAACGATTTCAGTGAAATCTCCCTCCATGCCTCGCCAGTCAAACGTTCTCCGAAGACATCTCAAGATAACTCTCCGGTCAAGCCGGCAACTTCACTTAATTCGACAAGCTATCCTGATCTCAGCCTCCTGAAGAATGAGCTATTTCAAGTCACCCATCACCTTCGATCACGAGCACATGTTGAAGGTCCAGACAAACAGCTTCGAGATGACAAGATcgagaagcttcttgatgatcttgaaaacGAGAATAATGACTTCGAACTCGACGACCAGCTCCGAACGAGAGTCTTCAGGGCTCGCTTAAAGAACCAGTCCACTCCAGATGATTTGGATTTTAGACTCGACTCATATTTACAGGACAGGCTGGTTGCACAGCTACCCAAGAGGGGCAAACGAGGTCACGACGAGAATAAAGAAAACAGTTCTGCATTACAGCCACCCAAGAAGACCAAGCTATCAGGTAAACCTAGACCGAAGAGGAGCTTATCATCCATTCCATTACTTCAACCGTTGAGCAACGTCACAGATCTCTGTTCCAATACCCAAGCGCGTTCTCCTCAAAGGATATGTGTTCCCAGGAAGCTGGCGCCTCCACGACCTTGTCTCAAACAGCTGCAAAAGGAGCCGGTCCAGATTTACATGGTGGAATCTCTGACAGGGCTCATCAACGACGCAACCCAATTTGGCACTGAACTCAATGCATCCAACTGTGAAGGGTTCCTCATGCCCGACAATATTAATGAGATTGTACAAATCCCAACCAACGAAGTCGGACCTtcagcgaagaagaaactcgCAATCATCAAGGCACATCACAGCAAACGGTTCACCGATGATCAAAGCGATCTAACGAAGTCAAGAAGTGGCAGTCCAGGATTCTACCTGAAGCAAGAGTTTGAGAAATATAGAGAGCTGACTCCTCCATCGCAGGTGCAAGTGCACAGGGACAAGAAGGCTGTACGCTGGGCAGACGAGTTGGAGTGGTAGTGCCGCCCAAGCTCTGCCAATTAAACTACCTCAACGGATTTACGTGACACGATAGACAAGATGTGATTAACTTTAATAGAACCAGAGAAGCAGACTGCAGTGCTGCTTTAATATAATACCAAGTGGTGAATTACGCTACTTCAGATCAATGGCTTCCATAATCGTAAACTAATacttcaatctcttcattagattttgaaaaagattaCATCTCAGTTACTCCCTTTTCAGATAGTACGAAGGCATTCTCGTCTGGGACCTCAGCCTCACCACTCGGGCAGTTGTCTGGCGGCAGGTTTATGGCGTACGCTACAAAGTTTGCGCGCAGCTTATCGACACGCCCAGATCTCTTATATATATAGCTGAAATAACTTTGATTTCGTAACAAACGATTACCCACACTATAATTCAAGATGTCTACgttttttgatgagatgaagCGGTCGTTCGCTGACGTTCCCGTCACCGAATGTAGAATCGATACAGCTGCTTTCTTGGAGGCTGCCGAGTCTCTtgtgaagctctttgacttGTTGGGCTCGTCCGCGTTTACTGTTGTCAAGAATGACATGACAGGTAACATCGATAAAATTAGAGCCAAGCTTTTGCTGGACCCAGCTGGTGCATCAACGTTGCAGGATTTGGTTTTGTCTGAAGCCCCGGGTAAGAGCAAGAAGGCCACTCAAGGACTTTTGTGGTTGTCTAGAGGATTGCAATTTACAGCCCAAGCCATGAGAGAGACGGTTGACAGCCCAGGTAAGGAGTTGACCGTGACATTCACAGATGCTTACACAAAGACATTGTCTCAGTACCACGGCATGTTGGTCAAGCCCGtgttcaagttggccatGAAGGCGTGCCCTTACAGAAAGGACTTCTTCGAAAAGTTGGGCGCTGACCAGGAGAAGGTCAAGGAGCAGTTAGCCGCTTGGTTGCAGGCCTTGGAAAACATTGTTAAGATTATTATGGACTTCTTCGCTTCTGGTAACTACGGTAAGGGTTTGTAACTTTGTGGGTGTATAATTTCAAATAGAAACACTTCATATGGCAGCGTTTCTCGCAAGCGTCTGCTCTATAATACAAATAAGCTTCAATGAATATCGTCGTTCTATGCTGCTTACTGTTGACCAAGACGTTTCGTCTCCTGCATCAACTCATAGAGCTGGGAAACCTGTTCTGGCGACATCTTATCTAAATCTTGCTGAGTCATCTTGCCCTGTTGCCAAGTTCCTCCATCAATACTCCTCAAGTAGTCCTGCCATTGTGTTAAGAAGCCGATGATATGCATGGGGTTATCCGTAGTTTTGTGAGCTTTGAACTCTGATTTTACGTACTCATCTCCCAAGAATCGAAGCTCAGCTGGTAGTTTTGTTCTGTGTGCTCTCAAGATAGACCTGTAAAGCTTCAAAGGTGGCAAAAGAGGAGGGGTCTTTCTCTCTGGACGACGGGGCCTGATGTAGCGTACCAAAGACGGCCTCATTGGGGTTGGTTCAGCTGAACGAATAGTAACGCACGGCTCATATAAACTGGTGTCAGTCACGTGTTTGTTGTAGGTTCAAAAGCAATAGAGGTAAATGTCATgataaagaagaattctgcaaaaaaaaaaaaacttaAGTTTGCAAATTAGACTCTATAAGGTTCGCACCCAAAGCTCTGACTGTGTTCAACTAGTTGGTCAATTTTGTGTAAAGGAAGATGATTTTAAGTCGAGGTTTGCAAGATATTCGGTTTTTCCTCGCTTGTACCCGAAACAAGTAGAGCATTGTGAGTGATACATAAATTAAAACATCACATTATAAATCGTGGAATAAAAAGCTTATCATCCCTTCACAAACAGTCTTAATATATATAACACTGAAGTTCTGTAAATCACTACATGCGCAGAATAGCTCTAGTTGGCTTTTAAACCAGTAAATTGATGGCTTCGCTACTAAGCGCCGTGAAAATCGGAGCACTTAGGCATCCTAGCATAGGGCAAAATTGGTAGGGGATCATACAAAAATAGTACTTCCCAAACAACAGGTCTGCATCGTTCAAAAAGTTCCCCATCCCCATAGTTTTTGCTCTTTAGGGTTATATAAGGACCACTGACAAATACGGAAATAAACCTACTGCTCTAAAAATGCGCCTGCACACAGTCTCCTCTTCGAACATACTTTTTCAGGTAGTCTTCTAAAACGCACTTATCCAAATCTAGTAATTCTCAAAATCGTGCATCttgttggttgcaaatggaaGGTACCCTTAAAAGGTTCGGTGGTTCCATTaaaattggagaaatttAACAGCCACTTGTTTCAAAACCTTTACtccctttttttttacttcaATCTTTCATTTCGAAAGAAACTCACTTTCGTTTTCTTATCGTTTGGGTCAGAAAAGAATCAAGTCAACCTCAAGAACATCTCCCCTACCAGTTCGCTTATCCCTCTTTTGAGTAATTAATTATGAGGTTCACTTCAATTTTAACATTGGCGACGACCTTCACAGCTTCGTTTGTCGCAGCTGCCCCGGCCACTGGCTCGGCAGTCAACATCATGAAGAGAAGTGAAAATGGCGCTTCCATCATTGACTTCGAATATGTTGCCAAAGCCATGCGTGACCTCAGTGAAAGGAGCGCATCTGGCAACGTGAATGAAGCCCAGAAACGTGATGACGAGGACTTTATTGACCAATTGGTGGTCCAGCTTCACAACTCAGACTTGCTTAACGAGTTTGTTGACCAACTCACCAGCTCTCCCCGTTTGAAGGATGCGGTGCACGAGGGGGTTGTCAAAGCTATCGGAGACGGCAACGTTGACGATGTTGTCGTTTTCAAGGCTTTGAGGAACAGCGGTAAGTTGCAGCAATTCTTCGAGTCTGTCCTTAATGACGAGGACTTGAACGGTGCTCTTTCCAAGGATGCTGAGAGCATCTTGACCGAAGTTCAAAAAGACGGTGATGCTGGCCGTAAGAGAGCTTTGGAGACTGCTCAACtattcatcaaaagattgTATGAGGAGCTTCCTGACCGCGTTGAGAAGAGAGACATTCACCCAGACATTTTGGAAGCTTATGGCATGGAAAAGAGAGATCTTATCGATGCCATTGGCTCAATTGTGAGTCTGATTTTTGACTCTGGTATTATTCAGAACATCATCCGTTCCATCCTCGGTAACAAGAGCCTCATCCAGGGTGCTTTGAACTTGGTCACAAATGTTATCAAGTCTATCCCATGGGGTAACTTGTTCAACGCTATCAAGAACAGCGGAATTATCCAGAAAATCTTCCGTTGgggcttcaacttcattgtTGGTTTGTTCCAGAACGGTACTATCAGCAGAATCTTCGACACTCTTTTTGGAGCTGGAAGTGAAAGTAAGTCATTTATCAGCCGCTTGTTGACGGTCTTGGTGGACGTTGGAGGcgagctcttcaagagtCTCGGTAACTCCAAGGGCCTCTTGGGCGAGATTCTAAGCACCATTTTCAACGGCCTCTTCGGAGGTTCCAGCGGTAGCTCTTCCGGATCTGGTTCCTCAGGTTCTTCAGGATCAGGCTCGGGTGG
This window encodes:
- the HET1 gene encoding Het1p, giving the protein MSTFFDEMKRSFADVPVTECRIDTAAFLEAAESLVKLFDLLGSSAFTVVKNDMTGNIDKIRAKLLSDPAGASTLQDLVLSEAPGKSKKATQGLLWLSRGLQFTAQAMRETVDSPGKELTVTFTDAYTKTLSQYHGMLVKPVFKLAMKACPYRKDFFEKLGADQEKVKEQLAAWLQALENIVKIIMDFFASGNYGKGL